The following proteins come from a genomic window of Nicotiana tomentosiformis chromosome 12, ASM39032v3, whole genome shotgun sequence:
- the LOC104105957 gene encoding 7-deoxyloganetin glucosyltransferase-like — MGSIGAELTKPHAVCIPYPAQGHINPMLKLAKILHHKGFHITFVNTEFNHRRLLKSRGPDSLKGLSSFRFETIPDGLPPCEADATQDIPSLCESTTNTCLAPFRDLLAKLNDTNTSNVPPVSCIVSDGVMSFTLAAAQELGVPEVLFWTTSACGFLGYMHYCKVIEKGYAPLKDASDLTNGYLETTLDFIPGMKDVRLRDLPSFLRTTNPDEFMIKFVLQETERARKASAIILNTFETLEAEVLESLRNLLPPVYPIGPLHFLVKHVDDENLKGLRSSLWKEEPECIQWLDTKEPNSVVYVNFGSITVMTPNQLIEFAWGLANSQQTFLWIIRPDIVSGDASILPPEFVEETKNRGMLASWCSQEEVLSHPAIVGFLTHSGWNSTLESISSGVPMICWPFFAEQQTNCWFSVTKWDVGMEIDSDVKRDEVESLVRELMVGGKGKKMKKKAMEWKELAEASAKEHSGSSYVNIEKLVNDILLSSKH, encoded by the exons ATGGGTTCCATTGGTGCTGAATTAACAAAGCCACATGCAGTTTGCATACCATATCCCGCCCAAGGCCATATTAACCCCATGTTAAAGCTAGCCAAAATCCTTCATCACAAAGGCTTTCACATCACTTTTGTCAATACTGAATTTAACCACAGACGTCTCCTTAAATCTCGTGGCCCTGATTCTCTCAAGGGTCTTTCTTCTTTCCGTTTTGAGACCATTCCTGATGGACTTCCGCCATGTGAGGCAGATGCCACACAAGATATACCTTCTTTGTGTGAATCTACAACCAATACTTGCTTGGCTCCTTTTAGGGATCTTCTTGCGAAACTCAATGATACTAACACATCTAACGTGCCACCCGTTTCGTGCATCGTCTCGGATGGTGTCATGAGCTTCACCTTAGCCGCTGCACAAGAATTGGGAGTCCCTGAAGTTCTGTTTTGGACCACTAGTGCTTGTGGTTTCTTAGGTTACATGCATTACTGCAAGGTTATTGAAAAAGGATATGCTCCACTTAAAG ATGCGAGTGACTTGACAAATGGATACCTAGAGACAACATTGGATTTTATACCAGGCATGAAAGACGTACGTTTAAGGGATCTTCCAAGTTTCTTGAGAACTACAAATCCAGATGAATTCATGATCAAATTTGTCCTCCAAGAAACAGAGAGAGCAAGAAAGGCTTCTGCAATTATCCTCAACACATTTGAAACACTAGAGGCTGAAGTTCTTGAATCGCTCCGAAATCTTCTTCCTCCAGTCTACCCCATAGGGCCCTTGCATTTTCTAGTGAAACATGTTGATGATGAGAATTTGAAGGGACTTAGATCCAGCCTTTGGAAAGAGGAACCAGAGTGTATACAATGGCTTGATACCAAAGAACCAAATTCTGTTGTTTATGTTAACTTTGGAAGCATTACTGTTATGACTCCTAATCAGCTTATTGAGTTTGCTTGGGGACTTGCAAACAGCCAGCAAACATTCTTATGGATCATAAGACCTGATATTGTTTCAGGTGATGCATCGATTCTTCCACCCGAATTCGTGGAAGAAACGAAGAACAGAGGTATGCTTGCTAGTTGGTGTTCACAAGAAGAAGTACTTAGTCACCCTGCAATAGTAGGATTCTTGACTCACAGTGGATGGAATTCGACACTCGAAAGTATAAGCAGTGGGGTGCCTATGATTTGCTGGCCATTTTTCGCTGAACAGCAAACAAATTGTTGGTTTTCCGTCACTAAATGGGATGTTGGAATGGAGATTGACAGTGATGTGAAGAGAGATGAAGTGGAAAGCCTTGTAAGGGAATTGATGGTTGGGGGAAAAGgcaaaaagatgaagaaaaaggcAATGGAATGGAAGGAATTGGCTGAAGCATCTGCTAAAGAACATTCAGGGTCATCTTATGTGAACATTGAAAAGTTGGTCAATGATATTCTTCTTTCATCCAAACATTAA